One Natronomonas moolapensis 8.8.11 genomic region harbors:
- a CDS encoding universal stress protein — protein sequence MTTTLADGGGLLAHVLVPVATEEDALATARALEPHDPGRVTVLHVVEKGGGTPDKTPVEQSEELAEASYAAVRTVFPEADDHTAYARDVVGAIFEAAAAVDASAVAYRSRGGNRLLQFLSGDRSLRLVTEAECPVVALPGDSEGD from the coding sequence ATGACGACCACCCTGGCCGACGGCGGGGGACTGCTCGCACACGTTCTCGTGCCGGTCGCGACCGAGGAGGACGCGCTGGCGACGGCGCGGGCGCTCGAACCCCACGATCCCGGCCGGGTGACGGTCCTCCACGTCGTCGAGAAGGGCGGTGGCACCCCCGACAAGACGCCCGTCGAACAGTCCGAGGAACTCGCCGAAGCGTCCTACGCCGCGGTCCGGACGGTCTTTCCCGAGGCCGACGACCACACCGCCTACGCCCGCGACGTGGTGGGTGCGATCTTCGAGGCCGCCGCCGCGGTCGACGCCAGCGCCGTCGCCTACCGCTCCCGCGGCGGGAACCGCCTCCTCCAGTTCCTCTCGGGGGACCGATCGCTGCGGCTCGTCACCGAGGCGGAGTGCCCCGTCGTCGCGTTGCCGGGCGACTCCGAGGGGGACTGA
- the msrA gene encoding peptide-methionine (S)-S-oxide reductase MsrA has translation MSDASHDDELETATLGGGCFWCVEAVLKELDGVRSVTSGYAGGHVEDPSYEAVCRGETGHAEVVQVAFAPETIAFRDLLEVFFTIHTPTTLNREGPDVGSQYRSAVYYHNDEQRRVVESVIGELEPLYDDDIVTEVEPLETFYPAEEYHQDYFDKNPSDTYCTVNVNPKLSKLREKHAELLA, from the coding sequence ATGTCTGACGCTAGCCACGACGACGAACTCGAAACCGCGACGCTCGGGGGCGGCTGTTTTTGGTGCGTCGAGGCCGTACTGAAGGAACTCGACGGCGTCCGGTCGGTTACTTCCGGCTACGCCGGCGGCCACGTCGAGGACCCGAGCTACGAGGCGGTCTGTCGGGGCGAGACCGGCCACGCCGAGGTAGTCCAGGTCGCGTTCGCCCCCGAGACGATCGCCTTCCGGGATCTGCTCGAAGTGTTCTTTACGATCCACACGCCGACGACGCTGAACCGCGAAGGCCCGGACGTCGGCAGCCAGTACCGGTCGGCGGTGTATTACCACAACGACGAGCAACGCCGGGTCGTCGAATCGGTCATCGGAGAACTCGAACCGCTGTACGACGACGACATCGTGACCGAAGTCGAACCGCTCGAGACGTTCTACCCCGCCGAGGAGTACCACCAGGACTACTTCGATAAGAACCCCTCTGACACCTACTGTACGGTCAACGTCAACCCGAAGCTCTCGAAACTCCGGGAGAAACACGCCGAGTTGCTCGCGTGA